Below is a window of Populus trichocarpa isolate Nisqually-1 chromosome 3, P.trichocarpa_v4.1, whole genome shotgun sequence DNA.
TAATATTCATATGCGTTGGGTCCTATTTAgtaaatttcatatttaaaatataaataaattaattaaagaggTCAGCACATGTTGTTCACACGTCAGCATGCTAACATCTCGCGCGTCATTCTAGAGGCACGTGCGATGTATTTCAATGGCCAAAAACTTCAATTGTCGTCTCATCCGACATGTTAGGTGACAATGCAACTATTTGGGTGATAAGTGTAGTCAGTACAGCGTCAGTTCAATAGCTACGGAGTTTTTTACTCATcccattcttttctctctctaggaCCTTGATAGTTGtgcataacttttaaaaaatcagttgtgtcctttaatttatatttgttttaaatttgatcatttttattttaatttcttttctttctaatcaAATGCTTcttaaagttaattttgttttttttatttcatccctcATCTTTTAATCTCATTAGACTTTTGTATCCAAtctggtcctcattcttttaattactattttttttatctttttcattattgttttttgatcttgtcatttgaaatttaatataattttatttagtttctaattttgatcctcgtttttttttattgctctttttttacccttttctttatttattttgtttttcaatttaacccatGATTAGTTTCTTTCGATTATTTTTTgtgcatgatttagtttttattgttttttattttaattttttttattatttagaattttgctttgtattttttttcatgtatgtcTTTTACAGGGTAATTTCAGTCTCATGACTCAATCCactattttttatgatgaaccCGGTTTAAATTCggtcttttttaaaatcattttaaaaaaattatttttttatttttatttttatcgttTGACATTGATTTGTTGGCCCTTAAGCTTCGTGAagtgttatgatttttttgttattgggtTACTCTTATCTCATATCTCAGGTCGTAAGTTATTGAGTTAATCTAAAGTTGACTcgagtgttttttattttttttaattttcaaggaaaatcatcttttaataatattttagatattacgTTGTGCAAATCAAAGATTAAAGACTTCTTTACCCCATTCAATCTTGCAATGATAAATATATCCCGAAAAATATACTATATTACCCTTGAAAGCATGCTATAAGATTTAAATTGTCAATGGCAAAACAATAACTTTATTGTAGAAATTTACAGTAAAATATGAGTGTGTCCATGTTGaaacaattaattcttttataagataatttaagttttatttatatttaatttcgAATTATGTTCTTTAGCTACCTTGAATagggggatttttttttctaattttggtgatttaaaagtagttttttttatatatatattgtgtgcaaataataatgtaaattatgcttaaaaaatattccaaatgCTTATAAAGGTCAAGGTTTATGATCAATACAAAGGGTTTGGACtctctttaatttcttattcttccCTCTTGATTCTGTCTGATACATTGAATATTATTTGATATCTGCCCTTATAATTTGGGCATTGATAGGGTCATAATCCAAGGCTTAAATCTTTAAGTGGCAGCACACAGAAGAGAAGTCAGCGAAGCTTTGGCACCCAGCACCCCACGAGCACGAAGCAGAAAGCTAGCTCAGTGGGAAAAGGCAGCCCTCCATGGATAtaacttcaaaaacaaaaaacaggcGAGGCGTCAAAGATGCCCTTTTCAAGATGGGTCAATGCATATATTTACATGTAGAAACACGGAAATGAGGTGGAGCCATtggcctttttttcttcttttgctgtCCATGATTGTGCTATCTTctctttagaaaaaataaaaatactagcAGTGCTTCAGTAGTCAGCTCTTAGCCTGTCCAGAGGGCATTGATGTTCCCtcttattgaataataaaattcaaggcCCCACATTAATCTGACACATGTGCCGTGATTGGTGTTTGGGGTCGCCACTCCTAGTTGTTCTCCAATATTTGCTTGAATAATTGGTCCATATTGTTGATTTTCTGTGTAAAATAAAACCGGGTGTTTCACCTTTCTCCCTACCGCATGAACAAAGGGTTGGTCCAGTGGTAAATCGCCTAGTCTCTCTTGGTTTAGAGTGGCCGAGACACTTTGCTGGTGATAACTTTAAATACTGTGATCAGGAGCACGCTTGAGAAAGCGGGTGTGGCTGCGATGCAGTTCATATTTTGATGCTTTTAGTTTGGTAACGTGAATTGCACCATAACTGATTTTGATGCTTTTGGTTTGGTAACGTGCGTTCGCAAATGGAATGTCACGTTGGAAGCTTAGAAGGGCTTGCATGCTTCTCATTTCTagcagcaaaaagaaaaaagttgttcCATACCACACGTCATTTCCCTAATCTATCATTTGTCAATAATGGCTACCAAAATCTTGCTGTTTTATAGTTGATGGTATACAATGTGCTCGTTGCAATATCTCGTAACACGTTCATGTagataatttatgttttgtcaTTAAGTTTTTCATTCTCTAAACCAAATGGAATGTATGTGTGGCATGTAGGATAATCCTAGCTTGTTCATGTTTTCCAGTCTACGGCTCTGCTGATGTTTATCTTCTGCATTTACCTGTACTGGGAATTTTGGCACAAAACTCATGAGATGATACCTAATGATAAGGGCTTTTGGGTGGGAGTTTGCTGTTAAGGTTGATTTGAGTGATGATCCATGGAAGCTAGAGTGCGTATGATTCCTCTAAACCTCCCAAGTCAACAACCAGCACCATCTTCAATGCAATATCTAATTTAGCATCCAAAGATTGACTAACTACTTTTGTCCATTCTGTAATGCTTTTTCCAGCTTACGCAATTTAAGCAGGAAGGGTAGGAACACAGACAAGCAATTGGACAACCATCATAATTAGCTTTGGATCATCTGTGGAAATTACGCCAGGCGAGAACAAAATGCCTGCGCACAGTGTCCTAAACTCGGTCCCCATACAGTTCTTCCATGACTCCAAATTGTCAAAATATTCCTAACAGAATACCACATGGATGAAAAAGATAACAATTTGCAGctataattgttaaaatatttcaatcaCGCACAAAGCATCACAAACATGACTTTCTTCAAGAGATAATGGAGTATGTAcggaaaagaaaagcaatgaTAATGAAGGTGAATCTGCTTTAGAGCATGGTTAGCGAtaacaatcaaagaaaaaagaagaagctaaaacAGCATGAAAAGTAAAACGTAACAAACGAGCATCATTTTGGTTCCAGCAATGCCAGAGAAGGAAGGTGCAACAGGTATATGTATTTAGCAAAATCCTAATGAAATCACATTACATGAGAGTGGCAAGGGAATTGCAACAGAATTTAGTTTTATGTATTAGCATAACATGAACTGCTTGCTATTCCTGAAGAACTTTATAATGAAGAAGTTTAATGGCATTCCAGCAGGAAACAGCATTAGGGGACTTCAAAGAGCAACAGCAAAAATGCAAAAGATATTATATAAATGGTAATATGGTATCCAGAAAACAAGACTTTCGACATCTAAACTGCAAAACAATGAGAgaaatgtaagaaaaatatgctgagaaataaaaaatccaaccacATGCAGTAGACACTAGTCTTCGGAGAGAATGTCATCAGGTGTACAATGACTTATCCATGGACAAAATTCACACGGGATGGAAGCTTATGCCTCTGTCTCTGCTTTTGGTTTCCCTTCAAGACCCTCCTTGCTAATGCATTTACAGCAAACTTTACCAATAGGAATAGAAGCAAACTCAGCCATTCCATTACTCTTCACTTCCATGATCGCATAGTCCAAAACCAAAGTCCTCACAATCTCTTCAATATGCTGTTTTGTCACGTCAACATCGGAGTCTTGACAACTGTTGATCAAGCCTGCAACTTCCTCCTCTGTGGCAACCTTCagcttttttatttggtttgtaCAACACATTTTTAGTGACTTAATAAACTCTGTATCAAGGATCCTTTCAACATACCATGCCCCTCCACTGATTTCCTTCGAGGGCTAACTCTGTTGCCATGAAATGTAACCTCCCCTTGTTCTGGATGTTCACTaccttttaaatcaaaattttgaccTGCAGAGGAGTTTTATTTACCACACTATCTAGAAGGCCGACTTCTTTTTTCATGTCTCTGGTCCAGATTCAAATGTTTGCTTCAGATCACATCATACATGGTACATTTGTGGTTCAGTTAGAGACCAAGCTGGAGAATTCAATTCTGGCCATTTTCTCTCAAGGGATGGAGGTCCTTGTAAACTGCTCATTCCTACTGAAAGAACATCAAAACTGAACTTTATATGTGATATATCAAAAGTGAAGCAGTTTATACAGGATTTTAAAGCATGAAGTTCCAATTTTATGTTAGGGTCACAGATATGATAGACATCATGTATGCTCCTATTGGTGGCCGAGAAAGCGCTatcataaattttaagagagagaAGGTATAGTTACTCTACATGCAGAAGTATCTCATAAGATCCATACATCATGCCAAACTAGCcaaataagttttaatttttcaatctcaatGTATTCCGGTCATCAATGATATGAGAAAGGGGCACTGATAAGGATGATATTATGATTTCATAGATATTACTATATCTAGTTACACTGCTGCAGACAAAACTTGTCTTGCAACTTCCTTGGTGGCTGGTAAAGGGACATTTTATGTTACTTGCTCATTGACGGAACCCAGTCACAAATCTTTGGATACCAGCAAAATCAGACACAATGTTCAAATTACAAAAGCTTCCTGCAATGTCATTTTGCATGTAATCTACAAGAAACTTGCATTGCTTCTCCCCGTTGgtttcaaaagcaaaaaatcCGCCAGGTTTCAACATTGCAGCAGCCCCATTGCaaagatgaagaagataatCTATGCCACTCGCACCACCATCTAACGCGAGTCTTGGTTCATGTCTACCAACTTCAGCTTGTAGTCCAGAGATATTGTCACTAGGTATGTATGGTGGATTACTCACAATACCTACAAGTTGTCCTTCAACATCCTTTAACGGCTCAAACCAAGATCCTTGCCTTACTTCAGTCACATGCTGAAGGCCATACCTTTGCACATTAAACATTGCCACCGAAACTGCGACTGGGCTTAAATCTGTGGCAATAACTCTCCCATAACTCCTCAAAATCTTGCTAATACCTATAGCAATAGCACCGCTACCAGTACCTACATCTGCCCACAACCCTTGTCCCAATTCTTGATTATTGGAAACCGCATCGCTCACTAGATCAACGATCAATTCTGTCTCTGGCCTTGGAATCAAGACCCCTTCTTGCACGCTCAGCACCAAGTCCCTCCAGTGCTCACACCCTACTATATACTGGAAAGGCCTCCTCTCTTCAATCCTCTGCTTCCATAACTGGTAAAGATCATCCAAACTTATTCTTAACATGACATTCTCAATTCCATCAAAAGTATCATATTTACAAGCGGCAAAGGAAAAGCACGAGGAGGAGGAGCGGTTTTCAAGTGAGTCCTCTAGGAGCCAATTTAGCTCCCGGCACAGAAGAGTGGAGTCAGGGCCATTATCAGACTCCACAAAAGACGACCCAACGGAGGAGGCAAGGCCTTTTGCCCATCCATGCCATTTTTGAAGGTCTGATGAAGTTACTGAATAAGTGGGCGGCCTCAAAAAGAGAGGAATTTTAGGTTTAATTGTTGTTAAAGATGGGattgaagaagagaaaatcGATGCAGAACAGCTGCTATAAAAACATGCTCGGCTCAGGCCTAGCTTCATCTCTCTTCCTCAATGTAATCACCTGTCAAAAGCATATTCTGACAGATTAAAATTATTGGTGAACATTTTGTTTCCTCAAGCACTGGATTATTCATTTGCATTGGATATTTGTTTGTTCTCTATCAACCTCATTcaagccttttgtttttgtatatatgGTAATAAGGGTACAAATTATTTTGCAATAGTGTTCTTGGATTGAAAAGGCATCAATCTGATGCTTTCGGCGGGAGCAGGCACTTTCAAACGCATTACCAAACATGCACTTACTAATTAGTGATCAAAAGCTTTGTTatcaatacaaaataaaaaaagaacgtAGTCGAAAACCaatttataaagataaagattTAAGCTTTAACCACACAATTAATTGCTTTTAgtcaaacaaagaaaacccaGATTGTGTTTTCAATGAAACAATCCTTATGTacatgaaaaatctaaaaatctcaAACCTTTGATTAGATTGGAGTTAGTTCATAAGCTTtgcaccacacacacacacacacgcacacttTTGTGCTTCAAAAGTCAAAGTCTAACTTTAGACATGagttaaggaaaaagaaaggagtAGTAACAATACTCACCACATGAGACAGCCGAAGCAGAAGGCCGGACGGCGGAGGTCGGAGCAGGAGCAGAAAGAGGCACCGCTCAGTTTGGTGACTGTCTACGCAAAGGCCAGAGAGATATCGCTCGATGAGAGTGTTGAAAACGCTTCGTTTTACTTATAATGGGTTTTTTTAGATCAAATCCATTTATTTTGGGGAGATCTCAATTTAGTACCTGACCTATATATTTACACAATTGAGTCCTAACCTCGCCTATCTTATCATTTGGATCCTAAACATTTCCTGAATTTCTCAACCGAATCCTTTTGTCAATTTCCCTAAGCATTTCTTATTTCCCCTCAATTTTCGTCTAAAAATAGCAATGTATGTTCAATACTCACAAAAACACTTAAGAAGCtaagaaaaactatatatataaaaaaaagaaatagaatatCTAATGGTCGATGGTAACTTGAAATTTTTGGGAACTAGAAGGGtaacaatgaaaaattttaaacataagGACAAAAGTGTATCATGGATGATTCTAtagggaaaaaatatatattttataccaAAAAACCCACCCAAGTACAAGGCTCAAGCTTTGATTATGAATCAcaaaagttgataaaaaaatacatatacatTAAAATGAACTAATAccatattgttttgataatattttttaaatcaacaaattaatgATCAGGTTTTGATTGGAATAGATTTAGGTTGACCAAGTCAGAAGATTAACCTGATTAGctaggttggttttttttttaatctattttttcttcgaTCCAAATTGGTTCAGATTCAGATGCACCGACCTGATCATGGTTATAAAACAGTGGTTTGAGGTTGAGTAGTTCTTCAATCTTTGTTAGTAGTACGTATAGTAATTATTGATCTTCCACATTCATATGAAATCATTACAGACAGAGTGCGTGTGTTGAGCAGTGATTCTTAATTTGTGGAGTGCAATGTTCTTGCTGTTTCTCTAAGCCATATGGATTATGGAAGAGAGAGCAATTGCAATGGCAAGTGACAAGTTCCTTCCCTTCTCGAGAGAGCATGTTTTCCATTTGAATAGCACACGAAGGAGCAACGCAACTTGCTTTAACTGCACTTGCAAACTGTTTATGAATTCTAACGGAGAGAATCCAGTTTGTAGCATGGTTTAATCATAAACTGTtatgaacaataaaatgaaGCTTACACAACACCAAATTCATGTAAAACCTAAAACAACAGTATTCCTTTGGTCTGAACAATCCAAGACTGGGAAGAATTACAGTTCTGAACAAGATGTCTGCTTGATAATTCTCATCAAAATCCCAATTTCCCAATGAAATCTTTGAGCCATCTACTCAAAATCATCGTCAGAATCATGTTTCACCCACCATATCGAAATCCTACATCGATCTGCTTGTAGAAAACTGGCTAATAAATATAGAATCATATTAATGCATTCTAGCATATATGCTTTCAAAGTACTCTACCATCAAAGCACTTCACCAGCCattagaaaaaagtaaaaaattccCTTAGTTGTGCACTGCCATCCATCTAATGTGGGGAATCTGCAAAACTCTTGTTTCTCCGCCAGCACAACACAATCTGCACCCCAAGAAAATTCACAAATCCTTCAATACTGATTAATATGCACGCACACGTGCAAGTGTGCCTGCACACACGCCTTTGCTAAATTACTTATAGATTAGCCACCCGTGTAAGTTCTCGCAGTCCATTAACATACTTACAGAGCACTTAAAAAGTAGGTGCTGGCATCGTTGCACCATCAAATGCACAACTGAGAAATTTCAGGATGATAACAAGGGGAGTATAGTCTTATTAGGTGCCAAAAGAACAAGATGAAAACCCACTGATGTACacaaaaacactataaaagGACATGCTTGTGTCTACAGTCTACACACAAGATAGAGCAGACAGCTGCAAAAAGATTCATGCATCGAgtgattttttctgtttttccttGTTCACAAGGTACATGAAAGTGAGATATGGTATAACAAGTCTGTTTGCAACACAATTCTTTTGTGAGGCTGGTAGTAATTTAATCTCCTAGAACAATTTAGTTGAAAGCAACTCAGTCTATAAGCAATCATGCAGtctttcatgatttatttcaatttgcttgAATAGAAATCCTATCCCATCATCTATGACCATACCAGAATTTCTATCAGTGTTTATATCAATAACCAAAGAGTTCTGAGATTTGACACACCTGTATAATTAGAAACAAGATTAAATAAGGATACACAAAAAAACCTGAATGAAATAAGGCCAAGATCGCAATTTTGTAATGGTCACACGTGTAGAGAATTATTCAAAAGGAACATTCAAAAGGAACGAAACAAGGATTCCCAAGAACTTAAATATGTACACGTAGTTGCCTATCATATATTTTGCATAGGACCTGTAGTCTTAGCTATAACACAACCATGGAATATGATATTtcgtaaaataaaaaataaactaaataaactaCTTACAACGATTCAGCGCTGTCAAAAGCGACTGGTATACAAACAAGATGAACATGAACAAGATCCCTTTAGTTGTCCTACTCAGCTGGAAACTCTCTTTTTTTGATGTTGCAGATGAAGTTGAAACGTGTGTACAATCATCTATTCCAGTCCTCTATCAAGATAAATTCTACATCTGCATACATAGACAAGATGCTAAGCAGTCTACAACAAGTTTCTGTGTAAAATATGAAACTTCTTCAACAGAAAACTTAAGAAAGTACAACGATTATTGACAATTGCACTTCCAATGAAATCAATCAACAGATAAGTGGTGAAGTTTTCTAGATTATGTATCTTCTATCTCTAATAGGAAAACTAAAACATTTAAGGTGATCAACTAATTGATCATCAAGAAGATCAGCTACTCATAAAGATCTCATTCACATCAAGAGAAAAGTTTGCGTCTTGGAATTGGAATATAACAATCTTTCAAGGTAAGATGATGTTGGATAGGCAAGAATCAACTTTGGTTCTGCGCAGCATCCTCACAGCAAAAAAGTTTAAGACAAAAAGGAACAATCACCAATTAGTGGAATCCTACTAGATCCAAGTCCAAAACGGACATAGCCCTCAATGTTTTGTATGGCATATGAACACATATAAGCCAGCAAATTCCGAGGATAGCAAGcaaacttttcttttcaaatcttctCCATGGCTATGACCTCAGCCTTTTAACAATGTCATCACTCATCAAGATGCAACCATGCACACATAAACATcaaaaagaaaggggaaaagCCAGATTGAAGCATCAAAAGAGAATCTTGAAAAAAGCCCCACAAACTCACTACATATACTCATCTCCACTAAATCATCATGAAACACTAATCCTAAAAAACCCGACAatttcctctaaaaaaaaaacccccacaaaacaaaagaaacaaattaaacacataatACAAGGTAAGGAAGATATATCGAGGGGGAGAGAGAGTTACCGTGCACAAATGATGATACAAATTGGAGTAAATCAGTCAGAGTCATAGTATAAGTATTCAACTTCAGCAGAGGACGAAGAGGAAGAGGCACgatcatgatgatgatgagcatATGAATGATGAGGATGGTCATCATCATCTGATGATGTGGATTGATAAGTGTAAGAAGACAAAAAGGAATCAGGTGGTGGCAAGCACAGGAAAGTCCAGATGTAAAGAGAAAAACGGCCCAGTTGTTGAAGAGGGAAGCAGCAAACGAGATCAAGAAGCTGGTGACTGCTCACTTGATCTTGTAACCCCATGCATGCTATTTGTTGCCATACGTCTGCTGATTTATGGGCTACTGATAACACAATCAAGCTGTTAAAcaccatttttcttctttctttgatctctgatctttcttttctttccttttttttaagacagatttttatctctctctaaactgtcttaactttcttttttgttgcctGTAACTGTAGCTTTGGTCTGGGTTTGGCTGTTACTGTCTTGTCTTTGTTTGCTGGTAGTTTTCAAACTCGTGTTGcgatttttttcagatttaaaaagatttgaagCTTAGAAATTAGTGGTAGTGACACAgatatggatttattttttttactgccaATGGTCATGGCCAATTTATGGTGGGTCAATTTCCTTGGATTGACAATCAAAGTGGGATTAGCTTGATAGCAAGAAATATTCTGGACATGGATCCATTTGGGACATTACAAGGCTGTTAGAACTGAAACACAGCTAGttaattttgtaagaaaaaactGATCCTGTGGACTTTATTCTTGATCTTTAACAACACCGGACACACCTTGGAGGAGCAGTTCCTCTTCATCAGTGAAAGTGTTGAGTAAATTGTTCGATGCTGCGATGCTTCATGTGAGTTGTGATCATAGTACTTTAGAGAAACTGAATTATATGATATTGCCCTTGTAGTTTGGACCAAGTAATTGGGGT
It encodes the following:
- the LOC112326770 gene encoding uncharacterized protein LOC112326770; the encoded protein is MKLGLSRACFYSSCSASIFSSSIPSLTTIKPKIPLFLRPPTYSVTSSDLQKWHGWAKGLASSVGSSFVESDNGPDSTLLCRELNWLLEDSLENRSSSSCFSFAACKYDTFDGIENVMLRISLDDLYQLWKQRIEERRPFQYIVGCEHWRDLVLSVQEGVLIPRPETELIVDLVSDAVSNNQELGQGLWADVGTGSGAIAIGISKILRSYGRVIATDLSPVAVSVAMFNVQRYGLQHVTEVRQGSWFEPLKDVEGQLVGIVSNPPYIPSDNISGLQAEVGRHEPRLALDGGASGIDYLLHLCNGAAAMLKPGGFFAFETNGEKQCKFLVDYMQNDIAGSFCNLNIVSDFAGIQRFVTGFRQ